GGACGGTTGCACACCGCCCGCCCATGGTGGAGGTTCGCCGACCCCTATCCCCAAGGCGAGTGAAGGGAGCCCGAGAACCATGACGGTGAACCGCGCGGTCAACGGCGCGCCCGGCGGATACCCGCCCGGCGGCGCACAGGCCCGCCAGGCCCGCGAACTCCTCGAGGAGGAGCGCCGCACCCGGCTCGCGCAACTCGCCGTCCTGGAGCACGCCGACGACGGCGCGCCCGACGAGGCGTCACTCGCCCGCCGCGAGAGCCTGCAGGGCACGCTCGAGGAGATCGACGCCGCCCTCGCCCGCCTCGACGACGGCACCTACGGCCTCTGCGAGGACTGCGGCGAGCCCCTCCCCGAGGGACGCCTGGAGATCCTGCCGTACGCCCGCCGGTGCGTGCAGTGCCAGCAACGACGGCGCTGATGGGGACGCGCGCACCATTGGCGACGAAGACTCCGTCCGGCCCGTACGCCGCCATCGACCTCGGCACCAGCCGCATCCGCGCCACGCTGCCCTCCCGGGCCGTGTTCGTCGACCGCCCCTCGGCGCTCGGCGGCCCCGCCCACGCCCTGACGCCGGACCCGGCCGCCCCCCGCGGCCGCCGGCCCAAGGCCCGCCCCATCGAGCACGGCATCGTGACCGACGCCGGCGCCTGCACGCACCTGACGCGCCTCACCCTCCTGGAGGCCGACCCCGGGCGGGAGCTGCGCCAGGTCGTGATCGCGGTGCCGTCCGCCGCCAGCGGCAACCAGCTGAACCGCGCGGTGACCGCCGTGGGCGCCGCCGCCGGGCGCCCGGTCCGCACCATGGAGGCCCCGCTCGCCGCCGCCATCGGCGCCGGGATCGACCCCTCCGACCCGCGTCCCCGCCTGATCCTCGACATCGGCGCGGGGATCGTCGAGGCGGCGGCGATCATCCGGGGGCGGGTGCACGCCTCACGGTCGATCCAGTACGTCCCCGAGCGGCCGGCGGGCCACCAGATGCCCCGCGTCCCCGAGCACGTGCGGGCGCAGATAGCGACCGCGCTGCGGCACATGCTCACCGACCTGCCGCCGCCGCTGCGCCGCGCCGCGCGGGACGGCGGGCTGCTGCTCACCGGCGGCGGCGCGTGCCTGCCGTCGCTTCCGGGCAGCCTCACCGCCGAGATGGGCATGACCATCAAGATCGCCCGCGACCCCGCACGCGCCACCATCCGCGGCCTGGCCCACGCCTGCAACTCTCCCGAGGCGTGGCGCCTCACCCGCGCCTGACGGACGCGCCGGGCGGGACGGGGATCCCCGTCCCGCCCGGCGCCCCCACCGGAGGCCCTTCGGCTCGACCAGGCCGTTCCTCGCCGGTCCTGGGCGCGGCGGGACGCCTCGTCCTCCCGGTTTGCCGGAACGGCAACGCCGTTCGCCGCGGGACGGAGCGGCGGCGCATCATCGGGGTATGGAGCACACCACGGACCGTGAATTCTGGGACGCGCGCTACTCCGAACACGAACGCGTCTGGAGCGGCGAGCCCAACGCCGTCCTCGTCGAGGAGGCGGCAGGGCTGGAGCCCGGCACCGCGCTGGACCTGGGATGCGGCGAGGGCGCGGACGCCGTCTGGCTCGCGCGGCGCGGCTGGCGCGTCACCGCCGTCGACGTCTCCGGCGTCGCCCTCGAACGCGCCGCCCGCCACGCCGAGGCCGCCGGCGTCGGCGACCGCATCGACTGGCAGCGCCGCGACCTCGGCACGTCCTTCCCCGAAGGGACCTACGACCTGGTCTCGGCGGCGTTCCTGCACTCCCCGGGCGAGGGACTGCCGCGCGAGAGGATCCTGCGCGACGCCGCCGCGGCCGTCGCGCCCGGCGGCGTCCTGCTCGTCATCGGGCACGCCGGCCCGCCGCCCTGGGACCCCGATGCCCATCCCGACGCGCACCTGCCCACCGCCGAGGAGGTGCTCAAGTCCCTGGAGCTGCCCGAGGGCGAATGGGACGTCCTGCGCATGGGCGAGCACGAGCGCGTCCAGACCGCCCCGGACGGACGCGTCATGACCCGCACCGACAACGCCCTCAAGCTCCGGCGCCGCCCGTCGTGACCATGCGCCGAGAGGACCGCCGCCGGCCGGAGGTGCTCAGGCCAGGTGAGCCGTCCGCTCCATGAGGGCGGCGAACTCCTCCAGGGAGATCTTCCCGTCGCGGTCGGCGTCGGCGGCCACCACGACCTCCACGGCCCGCGTGCTGGAGACCTCCGTACCCAGCGCGGCCATGAGGTTCTTCAGCTCGTCGATCGAGATGTGCCCGTCGCCGTCGGTGTCGACCAGCTCGAACGTCGCCCGGTAGCGCTCCGTGTCCGCCATGTGCGCGCTCTCCTCGTCGGTTGTCGGGGGTCGTTGATCGCTGCGGGGTCCGACCGTAGCAGTGACGACACCGGCCCGGCGCCTTTACGCAGTAAGGTCGGGTCTGACCGCCGGGTCGGCCATAATCGGTGGGGTGCGCCGCTCGTACGAGTTCCTCGACCATCCCGGGCCGATCCCCTTCGCACACCGGGGCGGGGCGAGCGACGCGCCCGAGAACTCCATGACCGCGTTCCAGCGCGCCGTCGACCTCGGGTACCGCTACCTGGAGACCGACGCCCACGCCACGGCCGACGGCGTCGTCGTGGCCTTCCACGACCGCACCCTGGACCGCGTCACCGACCGCAAGGGCGCCATCGCGCGCCTCCCCTACGCCGAGGTCGCCAAGGCCCGCATCGCCGGCACCGAGCCCATCCCCCGCCTGGAGGAGGTCCTCGGCTCCTTCCCCGACGCCCGCGTCAACATCGACATCAAGGACGCCCCGGTCATCGGCCCGCTCGCCGAGACTCTGCACCGCGCCAACGCCTGGCACCGGGTGTGCATCACGTCGTTCTCCACCCGCCGGCTGGCGCGGATGCGGGCCCGCCTCCCCCTGTTCACCGACCGCGAGGTGTGCACCGCGCTCGGCCCGCGCGGCGTGATGGCGCTGCGCGCCAAGTCCTACGGCGGACCCGCCGCCAAGCTCGTCCGCCTCGCCGCCACCGGCGTCGCCTGCGCCCAGGTGCCCTACGGCCTCGGCCCCGTCCCGTTCGTCACCGAGTCGTTCGTCGCCCGCGCCCACGAGCTCGGCCTCCAGGTGCACGCCTGGACGGTCAACGACCCGGCCGAGATGGAGCGCCTCCTCGACCTCGGCGTCGACGGCATCATGACCGACGAGATCGGCACGCTGCGGCGCATCATGCAGGCCCGCGGCCTGTGGCACGGGCACGCCGCCTGACGCGGCCCCGACACCTCCCCGCCCTGTCCGGGCCGGCCCGACGCGGTCGGACGTCCCGGTCCCCGCGGGGGCTCCGGCTCAGCGGGTGAAGCCGGGCGGGCGGTACTCCGCGGCGATCTGCATCGGCGACGCCTGCGGGGGCTCGGTCGCCTGCGCCGGCCGGCCGAGCGCGGACAGGTCGAGCCGCTGGGC
The sequence above is drawn from the Actinomadura hallensis genome and encodes:
- a CDS encoding TraR/DksA family transcriptional regulator, with translation MTVNRAVNGAPGGYPPGGAQARQARELLEEERRTRLAQLAVLEHADDGAPDEASLARRESLQGTLEEIDAALARLDDGTYGLCEDCGEPLPEGRLEILPYARRCVQCQQRRR
- a CDS encoding rod shape-determining protein, which encodes MATKTPSGPYAAIDLGTSRIRATLPSRAVFVDRPSALGGPAHALTPDPAAPRGRRPKARPIEHGIVTDAGACTHLTRLTLLEADPGRELRQVVIAVPSAASGNQLNRAVTAVGAAAGRPVRTMEAPLAAAIGAGIDPSDPRPRLILDIGAGIVEAAAIIRGRVHASRSIQYVPERPAGHQMPRVPEHVRAQIATALRHMLTDLPPPLRRAARDGGLLLTGGGACLPSLPGSLTAEMGMTIKIARDPARATIRGLAHACNSPEAWRLTRA
- a CDS encoding SAM-dependent methyltransferase; the protein is MEHTTDREFWDARYSEHERVWSGEPNAVLVEEAAGLEPGTALDLGCGEGADAVWLARRGWRVTAVDVSGVALERAARHAEAAGVGDRIDWQRRDLGTSFPEGTYDLVSAAFLHSPGEGLPRERILRDAAAAVAPGGVLLVIGHAGPPPWDPDAHPDAHLPTAEEVLKSLELPEGEWDVLRMGEHERVQTAPDGRVMTRTDNALKLRRRPS
- a CDS encoding EF-hand domain-containing protein, giving the protein MADTERYRATFELVDTDGDGHISIDELKNLMAALGTEVSSTRAVEVVVAADADRDGKISLEEFAALMERTAHLA
- a CDS encoding glycerophosphodiester phosphodiesterase, yielding MRRSYEFLDHPGPIPFAHRGGASDAPENSMTAFQRAVDLGYRYLETDAHATADGVVVAFHDRTLDRVTDRKGAIARLPYAEVAKARIAGTEPIPRLEEVLGSFPDARVNIDIKDAPVIGPLAETLHRANAWHRVCITSFSTRRLARMRARLPLFTDREVCTALGPRGVMALRAKSYGGPAAKLVRLAATGVACAQVPYGLGPVPFVTESFVARAHELGLQVHAWTVNDPAEMERLLDLGVDGIMTDEIGTLRRIMQARGLWHGHAA